From the Kogia breviceps isolate mKogBre1 chromosome 3, mKogBre1 haplotype 1, whole genome shotgun sequence genome, one window contains:
- the ACOT6 gene encoding acyl-coenzyme A thioesterase 6 isoform X1, whose product MAVTVTLEPAGLCRWDEPVRIAVRGLAPGQPVTLRASLRDEKGALFRAHACYSADAHGQLDLERAPALGGSFTGLEPMGLLWALEPEKPLLRLVKRDVQTPFVVELEVLDGHGPEAGGLLGRAVHERDFLAPGVRREPVRVGRVRATLFLPPGTGPFPGILDLFGSGGGLCEYRASLLAGHGFAVLALAYFRFEDLPEYLNNMCLEYFEEAVDFMLQHPKVKGPSVGLLGFSKGGDLCLSMASFLKGITATVVINACVANTIAPLHYKDMIIPNLSSDPGKYKITESGLLNLVDIWNDPLEKPNHRSLIPLEKAQGPFLFIVGMDDHNWKSEIYAQIASERLQAHGKDRPQIIYYPGTGHCIDPPYFPPCRASVHAVLDQPVFYGGEPKAHSRAQVDAWQQIQTFFHKHLNGKKSVKPSKL is encoded by the exons ATGGCGGTGACGGTGACGCTGGAGCCTGCGGGCCTCTGCCGCTGGGACGAGCCGGTGCGCATCGCCGTGCGCGGCCTGGCCCCGGGGCAGCCGGTCACGCTGCGCGCGTCCCTGCGCGACGAGAAGGGCGCGCTCTTTCGAGCCCACGCGTGCTACTCCGCCGACGCCCACGGCCAGCTGGACCTAGAGCGCGCGCCCGCGCTGGGCGGCAGCTTcacagggctcgagcccatgggGCTcctctgggctctagagcccgagaaGCCCTTGCTGCGGCTGGTGAAGCGGGACGTGCAGACGCCCTTCGTCGTGGAGCTGGAGGTGCTCGATGGCCACGGCCCGGAGGCCGGAGGGCTCTTGGGCCGCGCGGTGCACGAGCGCGACTTCCTGGCGCCGGGAGTGCGGCGCGAGCCCGTGCGCGTGGGCCGGGTGCGCGCcacgctcttcctgccgccag GCACAGGACCATTCCCTGGAATCCTTGATCTTTTTGGAAGTGGTGGTGGCCTTTGTGAATACAGGGCCAGCCTCCTGGCTGGACATGGTTTTGCTGTGCTTGCTCTGGCTTATTTCAGATTTGAAGACCTCCCGGAATATTTGAATAACATGTGCCTGGAGTACTTTGAAGAAGCTGTGGACTTCATGCTGCAACATCCAAAG gTGAAAGGCCCTAGTGTTGGGCTTCTTGGCTTCTCCAAAGGAGGTGACCTGTGTCTCTCAATGGCCTCTTTCTTGAAGGGCATCACAGCTACTGTAGTTATTAATGCCTGTGTGGCCAACACAATAGCTCCTCTGCATTACAAGGATATGATTATTCCTAATCTCAGCAGTGAcccaggaaaatataaaatcactGAGTCAGGCCTTTTGAATTTGGTGGATATTTGGAACGACCCACTGGAGAAACCCAACCACCGAAGTCTTATTCCATTGGAAAAGGCCCAGGGACCCTTCCTGTTTATCGTTGGCATGGATGATCATAACTGGAAGAGTGAGATCTATGCTCAGATAGCCTCTGAACGGTTACAAGCCCATGGGAAAGACAGACCCCAGATAATCTACTACCCAGGAACTGGCCATTGTATTGATCCGCCTTATTTTCCTCCTTGTAGAGCCTCTGTGCATGCAGTCTTGGACCAACCAGTATTCTATGGAGGTGAGCCAAAGGCTCACTCAAGGGCACAGGTAGATGCCTGGCAGCAAATCCAAACTTTCTTCCATAAACACCTCAATGGTAAAAAATCTGTCAAGCCCAGCAAATTGTAA
- the ACOT6 gene encoding acyl-coenzyme A thioesterase 6 isoform X2, which yields MAVTVTLEPAGLCRWDEPVRIAVRGLAPGQPVTLRASLRDEKGALFRAHACYSADAHGQLDLERAPALGGSFTGLEPMGLLWALEPEKPLLRLVKRDVQTPFVVELEVLDGHGPEAGGLLGRAVHERDFLAPGVRREPVRVGRVRATLFLPPGTGPFPGILDLFGSGGGLCEYRASLLAGHGFAVLALAYFRFEDLPEYLNNMCLEYFEEAVDFMLQHPKVKGPSVGLLGFSKGGDLCLSMASFLKGITATVVINACVANTIAPLHYKDMIIPNLSSDPGKYKITESGLLNLVDIWNDPLEKPNHRSLIPLEKAQGPFLFIVGMDDHNWKSEIYAQIASERLQAHGKDRPQIIYYPGTGHCIDPPYFPPCRASVHAVLDQPVFYGGEPKAHSRAQVDAWQQIQTFFHKHLNGSNFSLMLSGSKKLKPKRNLVGDT from the exons ATGGCGGTGACGGTGACGCTGGAGCCTGCGGGCCTCTGCCGCTGGGACGAGCCGGTGCGCATCGCCGTGCGCGGCCTGGCCCCGGGGCAGCCGGTCACGCTGCGCGCGTCCCTGCGCGACGAGAAGGGCGCGCTCTTTCGAGCCCACGCGTGCTACTCCGCCGACGCCCACGGCCAGCTGGACCTAGAGCGCGCGCCCGCGCTGGGCGGCAGCTTcacagggctcgagcccatgggGCTcctctgggctctagagcccgagaaGCCCTTGCTGCGGCTGGTGAAGCGGGACGTGCAGACGCCCTTCGTCGTGGAGCTGGAGGTGCTCGATGGCCACGGCCCGGAGGCCGGAGGGCTCTTGGGCCGCGCGGTGCACGAGCGCGACTTCCTGGCGCCGGGAGTGCGGCGCGAGCCCGTGCGCGTGGGCCGGGTGCGCGCcacgctcttcctgccgccag GCACAGGACCATTCCCTGGAATCCTTGATCTTTTTGGAAGTGGTGGTGGCCTTTGTGAATACAGGGCCAGCCTCCTGGCTGGACATGGTTTTGCTGTGCTTGCTCTGGCTTATTTCAGATTTGAAGACCTCCCGGAATATTTGAATAACATGTGCCTGGAGTACTTTGAAGAAGCTGTGGACTTCATGCTGCAACATCCAAAG gTGAAAGGCCCTAGTGTTGGGCTTCTTGGCTTCTCCAAAGGAGGTGACCTGTGTCTCTCAATGGCCTCTTTCTTGAAGGGCATCACAGCTACTGTAGTTATTAATGCCTGTGTGGCCAACACAATAGCTCCTCTGCATTACAAGGATATGATTATTCCTAATCTCAGCAGTGAcccaggaaaatataaaatcactGAGTCAGGCCTTTTGAATTTGGTGGATATTTGGAACGACCCACTGGAGAAACCCAACCACCGAAGTCTTATTCCATTGGAAAAGGCCCAGGGACCCTTCCTGTTTATCGTTGGCATGGATGATCATAACTGGAAGAGTGAGATCTATGCTCAGATAGCCTCTGAACGGTTACAAGCCCATGGGAAAGACAGACCCCAGATAATCTACTACCCAGGAACTGGCCATTGTATTGATCCGCCTTATTTTCCTCCTTGTAGAGCCTCTGTGCATGCAGTCTTGGACCAACCAGTATTCTATGGAGGTGAGCCAAAGGCTCACTCAAGGGCACAGGTAGATGCCTGGCAGCAAATCCAAACTTTCTTCCATAAACACCTCAATGGTA GTAATTTTTCCTTGATGCTTAGTGGCTCAAAGAAGTTGAAGCCTAAAAGAAACTTAGTTGGAGACACTTAA